TCTGAAACCTTTGAACGACAAACTGGCGTCTACAAAACACTTACTGGAAAGCAGACGCAACGCCTGGATGCCACAGCAGGATAATGCCCTATAACCCGACTCATCAATGACTGGCCACGTGACTGCTCCCCGCCTTATCAGGCGAGGCTTCTAATTTCGCAGGCTACAGCCAGTTGATATCAACCGGACTTACATAGAAGCCTCCATCAGCAGAACCGGACAGCCCTTCCGGTTTTAATTGGTCTTTGATCGGTTCGCTGGGTATCTATACGGTTCCCTCTACGATGCGTTTCAATAACGACTTTCGCGGGTCTTCTAGCCCAACAGGTAGATCATCTACCTTGAATTTTTTGTTTCGCAGCGCTTGGTTTTCGTCACCGCTAGTCCCAACTCAGGGACAGACCTGCGAAAAATATAACCTATTGCATGTATACGGTCAACCGGAAGGCTCTGCGCCTTCCCGCCTTATATCCCCGCCCGCATTGGGCGAGGGTTTACGGCGATTTTGCTAATCATCCTCTCCCACAGGACTTGTTGGGTCATCAAACGCCTGTGCGCTCCCTTTAAGCGGTTCCAGGGGGCTTCTGGCCGTGTCATCACTATTGGAAGTCTGACCATTGGCGTCATTAACAAATAATTCTTTGAAGAAAATACGACCGCCGCTCGACAGTATGTAGCGCTCTTGAATCGTCCTATGAAATATTCCCCGCTCAACCATGATGCTGTTTACCGGCTTTGTTAGTGGTTGCTGTAGCCCACAGGCTTTCATGATCTGACGGACTTCTTCTAACTCACCAATAGCGTCTATATCCCTGGCACTGACTCCACCCTTGTCATCAAAAAGTATGCCCGGGCTGATTCCCTGCGTGCAAAGGCCTCTACCTACCATCAATAGCAATACCTGAATATTGGCAGCCACATCATTCAGTTCTTCTGCTCTGTCTGACCGGGATACAAAAAAGGCATCACCATTGACTGAACGAATCTCAAAGCCAATCAAGCTGTAAAATTCACGATATTTATCAATATTATCCACCAGCTCACGGAACTTATGTGATGGCTGTAGCTCTCCATCAATGTAGTCGTGCTCATTGATTATTTTGCCACTGATAAAGTCTTTATAAATTGCCCGTGAAGCAAATTCATCTAAACCAAAATTATCCATTAGCAGGGTTCTCCAACTGCTTCACCATATAGGTCAGTTTCTGAGATTTGTATATGATCTCTTTACGAACCAGCGTTGCTTTTATGCAGTGCCCTTTGCCAGCAAAGTGCAGTGCGTCATAGATATCTCGCAGCCGATAATCATCCAGTTTCACCATTAAATGATCATGAATGGCTTGATAAAGGTCACTCTCCGCACACGACGGGTTAAAGCCTGTCATTGCCTTCTTTATGCGTAATACTCGCTGCTTCTTTCTCAACGCACTCTGTACAGACCCGGTTCTTTTGGCAGGAGTGCGTTTGCGTGTTGCCAGTGCATCCGCCTTATCCTGCTTACCCCTGATGTACTCCACAACATAGCGATCATCCAGGGCATCCGGGAACTCCAGCGTACTACTGGTCAGACCCGATCTGGCCCAGTTATTAAGTCCCCAAAACATCCGTGCGCTTGAGAATAGCGGATCGCCCGACGGTAGCTGTTTTCCTTTGAGCTTTGTATCCAGACGGGAAACCACCTTGCCATAAAGCTCATTGAACTGCTTTTCAATCGTATCGTAGAGCTCGCGTTGTTGTCGGTCCATCTCCACGTACCGATACAAACGCTTGCGGATATTTTTAATGACCTCGGAATACGACAGCAGCTTCATCTCAATGGCGGAGATGCTTGCCAGCTCATTGTGAAAGGTGGTACGCCTGAAGCTCTCTTTAATTTTTCGAATCAAATACATTGCAGAAGCATCGGCAGCCATGGCTTTCTCATTGAGAAAACGGAGGGTTGGCTGAATGTTCCGTTTCGATATACGAATAATCTCGTCTAATGCGTTCCTGACCTGATCGCTCATAATGAGCTGGTTAAAGTCATGGCTGTCAACAATTTCT
Above is a genomic segment from Endozoicomonas euniceicola containing:
- a CDS encoding condensin complex protein MksE; translation: MDNFGLDEFASRAIYKDFISGKIINEHDYIDGELQPSHKFRELVDNIDKYREFYSLIGFEIRSVNGDAFFVSRSDRAEELNDVAANIQVLLLMVGRGLCTQGISPGILFDDKGGVSARDIDAIGELEEVRQIMKACGLQQPLTKPVNSIMVERGIFHRTIQERYILSSGGRIFFKELFVNDANGQTSNSDDTARSPLEPLKGSAQAFDDPTSPVGEDD